One Micromonospora sp. WMMD812 genomic window carries:
- a CDS encoding winged helix DNA-binding domain-containing protein, with protein sequence MPVRLTASEALALRMTSLLLRPHPDARPGTVAEVVEWFGAMQAQDLASGLWSLGARLPTLTQVDVQAALERREALRTWPMRGTIHLVPPRDARWMLELTGVRSLAGAATRRAALGLAATDADRAVETLGGALAGGGRLTRAECLALLEKAGIGTGGQRGYHLLWYASVRGVTCLAPTIGTEQTFALLDEWAPAPHRPDRNEALALLARRYARSHGPITAREFAGWTGLTLTDARRGLVAAGDALATVLVDGAEMLVDAALLDAPRAPVDDLLVLPGFDEYLLGYKDRALMLDAAHKAAIVPGGNGVFQATVVHGGRVVGVWKRAVGKTRVTVTVSPLAPLDQRTRAGVERALDRYADFLGRPSRVDWNG encoded by the coding sequence ATGCCCGTGCGGCTGACGGCGAGCGAAGCGCTCGCCCTGCGGATGACCAGCCTGCTGCTGCGCCCACACCCCGACGCCCGGCCGGGCACCGTGGCCGAGGTGGTCGAGTGGTTCGGTGCCATGCAGGCGCAGGACCTGGCGAGCGGGCTCTGGTCGCTCGGCGCCCGCCTGCCCACTCTCACCCAGGTCGACGTGCAGGCCGCGCTGGAACGGCGGGAGGCGCTGCGCACCTGGCCGATGCGGGGCACGATCCACCTCGTCCCGCCGCGTGACGCGCGCTGGATGCTGGAGCTCACCGGCGTACGCTCGCTGGCCGGCGCGGCGACCCGCCGGGCGGCGCTCGGTCTCGCGGCGACCGACGCGGACCGGGCGGTCGAGACGCTCGGCGGCGCGCTGGCCGGTGGCGGGCGGCTGACCCGTGCGGAGTGCCTGGCCCTGCTGGAGAAGGCCGGCATCGGCACCGGCGGCCAGCGCGGTTACCACCTGCTCTGGTATGCGAGCGTGCGCGGGGTGACCTGCCTCGCGCCGACCATCGGCACCGAGCAGACCTTCGCGCTGCTCGACGAGTGGGCGCCCGCGCCGCACCGGCCCGACCGCAACGAGGCGCTGGCCCTGCTCGCGCGCCGCTACGCGCGGTCCCACGGCCCGATCACCGCCCGCGAGTTCGCCGGCTGGACCGGGTTGACGCTCACCGACGCCCGCCGTGGCCTGGTCGCGGCCGGCGACGCCCTCGCCACCGTCCTGGTCGACGGGGCGGAGATGCTCGTCGACGCCGCCCTGCTCGACGCGCCCCGGGCCCCCGTCGACGACCTCCTGGTGCTGCCCGGCTTCGACGAATACCTGCTCGGCTACAAGGACCGCGCGTTGATGCTCGACGCGGCGCACAAGGCCGCGATCGTGCCGGGCGGCAACGGCGTCTTCCAGGCCACCGTCGTGCACGGCGGGCGGGTGGTGGGCGTGTGGAAACGGGCCGTCGGCAAGACCCGGGTGACGGTCACCGTGTCTCCGCTGGCGCCCCTCGACCAGCGGACCCGGGCGGGCGTCGAGCGTGCCCTGGACCGGTACGCCGACTTCCTGGGCCGCCCGTCGCGGGTCGACTGGAACGGCTGA
- the wrbA gene encoding NAD(P)H:quinone oxidoreductase produces the protein MMAQIKVAVIYYSATGITYQMAQAACEAAGDAGADVRLRKVRELAPDEAIRSNSGWQAHHLETQDVPEAQLDDLSWADVVIFGTPTRYGVMAAQLKQFIDTSGPLWAQGALANKIYSGFCSTATRHGGQEATLLSMFNIFYHWGGIVVTPGYTDTSQFIAGNPYGASHTSNNGEVAPDDIALTATALTARRAVQIGQAVKKGLAG, from the coding sequence CTGATGGCCCAGATCAAGGTAGCGGTGATCTACTACAGCGCCACCGGCATCACGTACCAGATGGCGCAGGCGGCCTGCGAGGCCGCCGGTGACGCGGGCGCGGACGTACGTCTGCGCAAGGTGCGCGAGCTGGCGCCGGACGAGGCGATCCGCTCCAATTCCGGCTGGCAGGCGCACCACCTGGAGACGCAGGACGTGCCCGAGGCGCAGCTGGACGACCTCTCCTGGGCCGATGTGGTGATCTTCGGGACGCCCACCCGGTACGGGGTGATGGCCGCCCAGCTCAAGCAGTTCATCGACACCAGCGGGCCGCTGTGGGCGCAGGGCGCCCTGGCGAACAAGATCTATTCCGGGTTCTGCTCGACGGCCACCCGGCACGGCGGCCAGGAGGCGACCCTGCTGTCGATGTTCAACATCTTCTACCACTGGGGCGGGATCGTGGTCACCCCCGGCTACACCGACACGAGCCAGTTCATCGCCGGTAACCCGTACGGCGCGTCGCACACCAGCAACAACGGGGAGGTCGCGCCGGACGACATCGCGCTGACCGCCACCGCGCTGACCGCCCGACGGGCCGTGCAGATCGGTCAGGCCGTGAAGAAGGGTCTGGCCGGCTGA
- a CDS encoding chorismate-binding protein, which produces MTHLHDLLAAVSGGVDPGPFALVRRADADQLELFTGPVRTVDRLGDIPLPDDRPGPRTLALVPYRQITERGFACVDDGVPLECLLVTRHERIGLAEALAALPDRPVRTADAAFDVTDDDYAATVGRVLAEEIGRGEGANFVIHRTLTATVQDPPLVAALAALRRLLLRERGAYWTFVVHTGARVLVGASPERHVSVDDGLIMMSPISGTFRHAGATADRAALLRFLADPKEVEELYMVLDEELKMMATVAEHGGQVVGPYLKEMSHLAHTEYLLAGRGSRDVRDVLRETMFAPTVTGSPMENACRVIARHERTGRRYYAGVLALLGHDDAGRQTLDAPILIRTAEISPTGALRVPVGATLVRHSTAAGEVAETHAKAAGVLAALGLGPEAPGGGRGPAARLADDPDVRAALAARNAPLARFWLDQRAPGAAVLPQLAGRSALIVDGEDTFTGMLAHQLRALGLVVTLMPWHAPGPCDGYDLVVVGPGPGDPGSATEPKMTALRGLLTDLLAGGRPTLAVCLGHQLLAGLLGLPPHRRNAPYQGLQREVTLFGTPRRVGFYATFTARADTDRLDTAYGQVELARDAADGAVHALRGRGFAGVQFHPESVLSPDGMAVLADLLTRLLPPDRGDPAPSGAAVPQPSTAGRA; this is translated from the coding sequence ATGACCCACCTGCACGACCTGCTCGCCGCGGTGTCCGGCGGCGTCGACCCGGGCCCGTTCGCTCTGGTCCGACGCGCCGACGCGGACCAGCTGGAGCTGTTCACCGGCCCGGTGCGCACCGTCGACCGGCTGGGCGACATCCCGCTGCCGGACGACCGGCCCGGCCCCCGGACGCTGGCCCTGGTGCCGTACCGGCAGATCACCGAACGGGGCTTCGCCTGCGTCGACGACGGCGTGCCACTGGAGTGCCTGCTGGTGACGCGGCACGAGCGGATCGGTCTGGCCGAGGCGCTGGCCGCGCTGCCGGACCGGCCGGTACGCACGGCCGACGCGGCGTTCGACGTCACCGACGACGACTACGCGGCCACCGTGGGCCGGGTGCTGGCCGAGGAGATCGGCCGGGGCGAGGGCGCCAACTTCGTCATCCACCGCACGTTGACCGCCACGGTGCAGGATCCGCCGCTGGTGGCCGCGCTCGCCGCGCTGCGCCGGCTGCTGCTGCGCGAGCGCGGCGCGTACTGGACCTTCGTGGTCCACACAGGGGCGCGGGTGCTGGTCGGGGCCAGCCCGGAGCGGCACGTCAGCGTCGACGACGGCCTGATCATGATGAGCCCGATCAGCGGCACCTTCCGGCACGCCGGCGCGACGGCGGACCGCGCCGCGCTGCTGCGCTTCCTCGCCGACCCGAAGGAGGTCGAGGAGCTGTACATGGTGCTCGACGAGGAGCTGAAGATGATGGCCACGGTCGCCGAGCACGGCGGCCAGGTGGTCGGCCCGTACCTGAAGGAGATGTCCCACCTGGCGCACACCGAGTACCTGCTCGCCGGGCGGGGCTCGCGGGACGTCCGGGACGTGCTGCGGGAGACGATGTTCGCGCCCACCGTCACCGGCAGCCCGATGGAGAACGCCTGCCGGGTGATCGCCCGGCACGAGCGCACCGGGCGGCGCTACTACGCCGGGGTGCTCGCCCTGCTCGGGCACGACGACGCCGGCCGGCAGACCCTGGACGCGCCGATCCTGATCCGCACCGCGGAGATCTCCCCCACCGGCGCGCTCCGGGTGCCGGTGGGCGCCACGCTGGTGCGGCACTCGACCGCCGCCGGGGAGGTCGCGGAGACGCATGCCAAGGCCGCCGGGGTGCTGGCCGCGCTCGGGTTGGGCCCGGAGGCGCCCGGCGGCGGCCGAGGGCCGGCGGCCCGGCTGGCCGACGATCCGGACGTACGCGCCGCGCTCGCCGCTCGCAACGCGCCACTCGCCCGGTTCTGGCTGGACCAGCGGGCACCGGGCGCGGCCGTCCTGCCGCAGCTGGCCGGCCGCAGCGCGCTGATCGTGGACGGCGAGGACACCTTCACCGGCATGCTGGCCCACCAGCTGCGGGCGCTCGGCCTGGTTGTGACGCTGATGCCGTGGCACGCGCCCGGCCCCTGCGACGGGTACGACCTGGTCGTGGTCGGCCCCGGCCCGGGCGATCCGGGCAGCGCGACCGAGCCGAAGATGACGGCGCTGCGCGGACTGCTCACCGACCTGCTGGCGGGCGGCCGCCCGACCCTGGCGGTCTGCCTCGGGCACCAGTTGCTCGCCGGGCTGCTCGGCCTGCCGCCGCACCGCCGCAACGCGCCCTACCAGGGCCTGCAACGCGAGGTGACGCTCTTCGGCACGCCCCGCCGGGTGGGCTTCTACGCCACGTTCACCGCCCGCGCCGACACCGACCGGTTGGACACCGCGTACGGGCAGGTGGAGTTGGCCCGCGACGCGGCCGACGGCGCGGTGCACGCGTTACGCGGCCGTGGCTTCGCCGGGGTGCAGTTCCACCCGGAGTCGGTGCTCAGCCCGGACGGGATGGCCGTGCTGGCCGACCTGCTGACCCGGTTGCTTCCGCCCGACCGCGGCGACCCGGCGCCGTCGGGCGCGGCCGTTCCCCAGCCGTCGACGGCGGGGCGGGCATAG
- a CDS encoding FGGY family carbohydrate kinase — protein sequence MNILALDLGTSSVRGLVLDADTQPLPGALARRKVDLAIGDDGTGTLNGPAYVACLAECLDELADAGHLRDVALVAVSGQWHSVVPLDAAGEPLGPVLTWLDTRPAPLPSASGPTDPDDYHQRTGTWWHRSYWSIRLPWVRERAGSRIARFAGLVEYVLGQLLEAAPMSISQASGTGLLDLRTLDWDDEALSLAGAGTGELPALAPLDWHGRLRPEHARRWPALAGARWSAPVGDGGASNVGSGCVDPSRAAVTVGTSAAVRLMQRVPAGQELPRLPERLWRYRVDHDHVVTGAAYSCGGNLFAWANRELRLPTGAELDAALALVPAGGGLPADPRFGGDRAPGLAPAGTGELRGLSFGTTAVDILAGLMQGLCEMVADDLVVLESTIDRQVAVVLGGGAVTASVWWRQAFASALAPRAVSHQRNPEIGATGAALVALGRFGQAVELADIGRTDEVASPTTTGGSRPQYPS from the coding sequence ATGAACATTCTCGCGCTGGACCTGGGCACCTCCTCGGTACGCGGACTGGTGCTGGACGCGGACACCCAGCCGCTGCCGGGGGCCCTGGCCCGGCGGAAGGTGGACCTGGCCATCGGCGACGACGGCACGGGCACCCTGAACGGTCCGGCCTACGTCGCGTGCCTGGCCGAGTGCCTGGACGAGCTGGCCGACGCCGGGCACCTGCGCGACGTCGCCCTGGTCGCGGTCTCCGGGCAGTGGCACTCGGTGGTCCCGCTGGACGCCGCCGGCGAGCCGCTCGGGCCGGTGCTGACCTGGCTCGACACCCGCCCGGCGCCGCTGCCGTCGGCCAGCGGCCCGACCGATCCCGACGACTACCACCAGCGCACCGGCACCTGGTGGCACCGCTCGTACTGGTCGATCCGGCTGCCCTGGGTCCGCGAGCGCGCCGGCAGCCGGATCGCGCGCTTCGCCGGTCTGGTCGAGTACGTCCTGGGTCAGCTGCTCGAGGCCGCGCCGATGTCCATCTCGCAGGCCTCCGGGACCGGCCTGCTCGACCTGCGCACCCTCGACTGGGACGACGAGGCGCTGTCGCTGGCCGGGGCCGGCACGGGCGAGCTGCCGGCGCTGGCCCCGCTCGACTGGCACGGCCGGCTGCGACCGGAGCACGCGCGGCGCTGGCCCGCGCTGGCCGGCGCGCGGTGGTCCGCGCCGGTGGGCGACGGCGGCGCGTCGAACGTCGGCTCGGGGTGCGTCGACCCGAGCCGGGCGGCGGTGACCGTGGGCACCTCGGCGGCGGTGCGGCTCATGCAGCGGGTGCCGGCCGGTCAGGAGCTGCCCCGACTGCCCGAGCGGCTGTGGCGCTACCGGGTCGACCACGACCATGTGGTGACCGGCGCCGCGTACTCCTGCGGCGGCAACCTGTTCGCCTGGGCGAACCGCGAGCTGCGGCTGCCGACGGGCGCCGAGCTGGACGCCGCGCTGGCGCTGGTGCCGGCCGGCGGTGGCCTGCCGGCCGATCCCCGGTTCGGCGGTGACCGCGCGCCCGGCCTGGCCCCGGCCGGCACCGGCGAGCTGCGCGGCCTGAGCTTCGGCACCACCGCGGTGGACATCCTGGCCGGGCTCATGCAGGGGCTGTGCGAGATGGTGGCGGACGATCTCGTGGTCCTGGAGTCCACGATCGACCGACAGGTCGCCGTGGTGCTGGGCGGCGGCGCGGTGACCGCTTCGGTCTGGTGGCGTCAGGCGTTCGCGTCGGCGCTGGCCCCCCGTGCGGTGTCACATCAACGGAACCCGGAGATCGGCGCGACCGGCGCGGCGTTGGTGGCACTCGGCCGGTTCGGACAGGCCGTCGAGTTGGCCGACATCGGCCGGACGGATGAGGTCGCCTCGCCGACCACGACAGGAGGCTCCCGCCCGCAGTATCCTTCCTGA
- a CDS encoding nitrate- and nitrite sensing domain-containing protein has product MGVGADAAHGAVSSHRRRRFDVRVVPHRRRSPFRLRDWRMRTKLATVLVIPTVAFLVLAGVQTRALVGQTTALSDFAEQVGIGRQITAAVHRIQQERDRSAGELAELRKTAGAPDRDAAIAALKPLQDATDQTILDLRRAAEPLADADASWRVAYSEVLEAYDQIVYIRATVPPAVLSSDTILSNYHRAVDSLLNLLAEATPGPDHPALSDAVLRYVQLARVKELSSRIRAELYAAARGGGYGPEDQVVLSDLRAQQLTALGAFRVAATSDQVRRYDQTSVDPAFVGAARLEEQSLPVGDAAPAVLPAPQWWAASEERQELLRGAEAGVLDDAVRQADEASAGQLRATLLVVGGILAVLLVAVLISVLIGRSVARSMRLLRSQALRIAQVELPDALDRLRTVTGGVPDIDVAPAVVRSLDELGELAEAFVAVHRSAVSVAVDQAMMRRNVNAMFVNLARRSQVLVERQLELLDDLEREENNPDQLNNLFKLDHLAARMRRNDESLLVLAGSESTRRWQRPVGLATMLLAAAAEIEQYQRVRHVSVADLHVVGHAVGELVHMLAELLENATSFSRPDTTVSVTARSEPSGAVIEIVDQGLGMSPAALTAANAVLATPPAADVAAVERMGLFVVSHLAARLGVRVRLDGGPDGLVAVLRLPAELLAPAPPGPPEQAAPARMVTVGTPAAASPVELPAPGRPPVTVPRQTRPAPVRAEDVLAPAGAGSTASGWWSRRGPAAPAQPGPATPPATPVTGGTNPRGLPVRVPMAQLAAVTRSARPEPVPPRHEPDPEAVGGMLSRLYGGVRRAEAEDTTEIPVPPSGGHIEGGRRD; this is encoded by the coding sequence GTGGGCGTAGGTGCGGACGCGGCGCACGGCGCGGTGTCCAGCCATCGCCGCCGCCGCTTCGACGTCCGGGTCGTGCCCCACCGACGCCGCTCACCGTTCCGGCTGCGCGACTGGCGGATGCGCACGAAGCTCGCCACCGTGCTGGTCATCCCCACCGTGGCGTTCCTGGTGCTGGCCGGGGTGCAGACCCGCGCGCTGGTCGGGCAGACCACGGCGCTCAGCGACTTCGCCGAACAGGTCGGCATCGGTCGCCAGATTACGGCGGCGGTGCACCGGATCCAGCAGGAACGGGACCGGTCGGCCGGCGAGCTGGCCGAGCTGCGCAAGACGGCCGGGGCCCCCGACCGGGACGCCGCGATCGCCGCGTTGAAGCCGCTGCAGGACGCCACCGATCAGACCATCCTGGACCTGCGCCGGGCGGCCGAGCCGCTGGCCGACGCGGACGCGTCCTGGCGGGTCGCGTACTCCGAGGTGCTCGAGGCGTACGACCAGATCGTCTACATCCGGGCGACGGTGCCGCCCGCGGTGCTGAGCAGCGACACCATCCTGAGCAACTACCACCGGGCGGTCGACTCGCTGCTCAACCTGCTCGCCGAGGCGACGCCCGGGCCTGACCACCCGGCGCTCAGCGACGCGGTGCTGCGGTACGTGCAGCTGGCCCGGGTCAAGGAGCTCTCCTCCCGGATCCGCGCCGAGCTCTACGCGGCCGCCCGGGGCGGCGGGTACGGTCCGGAGGACCAGGTCGTCCTGTCCGACCTGCGTGCCCAGCAGCTCACCGCGCTCGGCGCGTTCCGGGTCGCCGCCACCAGCGACCAGGTCCGCCGCTACGACCAGACCTCGGTGGACCCCGCGTTCGTCGGCGCCGCCCGTCTCGAGGAGCAGAGCCTGCCGGTCGGTGACGCGGCGCCGGCGGTGTTGCCTGCGCCGCAGTGGTGGGCGGCCAGCGAGGAGCGGCAGGAGCTGCTCCGGGGGGCCGAGGCGGGGGTGCTCGACGACGCCGTCCGGCAGGCCGACGAGGCCAGTGCGGGGCAGCTGCGCGCCACCCTGCTGGTGGTCGGCGGGATCCTCGCGGTGCTGCTCGTCGCCGTGCTCATCTCCGTCCTCATCGGCCGGTCGGTCGCCCGGTCGATGCGCCTGCTGCGCAGCCAGGCGCTGCGGATCGCGCAGGTCGAGCTGCCGGACGCCCTGGACCGGCTGCGGACCGTCACCGGCGGGGTGCCGGACATCGACGTCGCGCCGGCGGTGGTCCGCTCGCTCGACGAGCTCGGCGAGCTGGCCGAGGCGTTCGTCGCCGTGCACCGCAGCGCGGTCAGCGTCGCCGTCGACCAGGCGATGATGCGGCGCAACGTCAACGCCATGTTCGTGAACCTGGCCCGGCGCAGCCAGGTCCTCGTGGAGCGGCAGCTCGAGCTGCTGGACGACCTCGAACGCGAGGAGAACAACCCGGACCAGCTGAACAACCTGTTCAAGCTGGACCACCTGGCCGCGCGCATGCGCCGCAACGACGAGAGCCTTCTGGTGCTGGCCGGCAGCGAGTCGACCCGTCGCTGGCAGCGGCCGGTCGGCCTCGCCACGATGCTGCTGGCCGCCGCCGCGGAGATCGAGCAGTACCAGCGGGTCCGGCACGTGTCGGTGGCCGACCTGCACGTCGTCGGGCACGCCGTGGGTGAGTTGGTGCACATGCTCGCCGAGCTGCTGGAGAACGCGACCTCCTTCTCCCGCCCGGACACGACGGTGTCGGTGACCGCCCGCTCCGAGCCGTCGGGCGCGGTGATCGAGATCGTCGACCAGGGTCTGGGCATGAGCCCCGCCGCGCTGACCGCGGCCAACGCGGTCCTGGCCACCCCGCCGGCGGCCGACGTCGCGGCGGTCGAGCGGATGGGCCTGTTCGTGGTCAGTCACCTGGCGGCGCGGCTCGGCGTGCGGGTGCGGTTGGACGGCGGGCCGGACGGCCTGGTCGCCGTGCTCCGGCTGCCGGCGGAGCTGCTGGCGCCGGCCCCGCCCGGCCCGCCGGAGCAGGCGGCGCCGGCGCGGATGGTGACCGTCGGGACGCCCGCCGCGGCGAGCCCCGTCGAGCTGCCGGCGCCCGGGCGGCCACCGGTGACCGTGCCCCGTCAGACCCGGCCGGCGCCGGTACGCGCCGAGGACGTCCTCGCCCCGGCCGGCGCCGGGTCCACGGCCAGCGGCTGGTGGTCCCGGCGCGGGCCCGCCGCCCCGGCGCAGCCCGGACCGGCCACACCGCCGGCGACACCGGTCACCGGCGGCACCAACCCGCGGGGGCTTCCGGTGCGGGTGCCGATGGCCCAGCTCGCCGCGGTGACCCGGTCGGCCCGGCCGGAGCCGGTGCCGCCGCGGCACGAGCCGGACCCGGAGGCGGTCGGCGGCATGCTCTCCCGTCTCTACGGCGGGGTGCGGCGCGCCGAGGCCGAGGACACTACCGAGATACCCGTGCCGCCGTCCGGCGGGCACATCGAAGGAGGACGACGAGATTGA
- a CDS encoding roadblock/LC7 domain-containing protein, whose protein sequence is MSQEARDLSWLVSAFAERVPGVAHAVVVSSDGLLVAISDHLPRDNADKLAAVTSGLMSITSGAAQMFDGDVVKQTVVEMGRGYFLVMQVRDGSILATLAAADADIGVVGYEMARLAKQAGEMLTPALRAELQQALPR, encoded by the coding sequence TTGAGTCAGGAGGCGCGGGACCTGAGCTGGTTGGTCAGCGCCTTCGCCGAGCGGGTGCCAGGGGTGGCGCACGCGGTGGTGGTCTCCTCGGACGGGCTGCTGGTGGCGATCTCCGACCACCTGCCCCGGGACAACGCGGACAAGCTGGCCGCGGTGACCTCCGGGCTGATGAGCATCACCTCGGGCGCCGCGCAGATGTTCGACGGGGACGTGGTCAAGCAGACGGTGGTCGAGATGGGCCGGGGCTACTTCCTGGTCATGCAGGTGCGCGACGGCTCGATCCTGGCCACCCTCGCCGCGGCGGACGCCGACATCGGCGTGGTGGGTTACGAGATGGCCCGGCTGGCCAAGCAGGCGGGGGAGATGCTCACCCCGGCGTTGCGCGCGGAGTTGCAGCAGGCGCTGCCGCGCTGA
- a CDS encoding GH1 family beta-glucosidase has product MSMLTFPPGFGWGAATSAYQIEGAAKEDGRGESVWDVFSRTPGRTRNGDTGDVAADHYHRYPEDLDLMRDLGLRSYRFSISWPRIQPDGTGAPNQRGLDFYRRLVDGLHERGIAPMATLFHWDLPQALQDTGGWEARDTAYRFADYADAVFRALGDRLPTWLTINEPKTVVQNGYLSGHHAPGRQDPDAAYLVAHHLQLAHGLAVRALRATGGNGRIGPALNLHPCYPADDSPEAATATRLHDGYENRLYLDPVFTGRYPQDVLADLGPGSRMVRGIADGDLAIIAAPVDLLAVQYYTPIYVTAEGGTVGRWPTSEAEWQQIHPDGMYDILTRVTRDYGPVPLTVTENGLPTPDTLGADGTVDDAGRISFLRDHLAAAHRALTEGVPLESFHVWSLLDNFEWAEGYDQRWGLVYVDYPAQRRIPKRSAHWYRAVIADNGF; this is encoded by the coding sequence ATGTCGATGCTCACCTTCCCGCCCGGCTTCGGATGGGGCGCCGCCACCTCGGCGTACCAGATCGAGGGGGCGGCCAAGGAGGACGGCCGGGGCGAGTCCGTGTGGGACGTCTTCAGCCGCACGCCGGGGCGCACCCGCAACGGGGACACCGGCGACGTGGCCGCCGACCACTACCACCGGTACCCCGAGGACCTCGACCTGATGCGCGACCTCGGGCTGCGCAGCTACCGGTTCTCCATCTCGTGGCCCCGCATCCAGCCCGACGGCACCGGCGCTCCCAACCAGCGTGGCCTGGACTTCTATCGCCGGCTCGTCGACGGCCTGCACGAGCGGGGCATCGCCCCGATGGCCACGCTGTTCCACTGGGACCTGCCCCAGGCACTCCAGGACACCGGCGGTTGGGAGGCGCGGGACACCGCGTACCGCTTCGCCGACTACGCCGACGCCGTCTTCCGCGCGCTCGGCGACCGGCTCCCCACCTGGCTGACGATCAACGAGCCGAAGACGGTCGTCCAGAACGGCTACCTGTCCGGGCACCACGCCCCGGGCCGGCAGGACCCGGACGCGGCCTACCTGGTCGCCCACCACCTCCAGCTCGCCCACGGGCTGGCGGTACGCGCGCTGCGGGCCACCGGCGGCAACGGCCGGATCGGGCCCGCGCTGAACCTGCACCCCTGCTACCCGGCCGACGACTCCCCCGAGGCGGCCACGGCGACCCGGCTCCACGACGGCTACGAGAACCGGCTCTACCTCGACCCCGTCTTCACCGGCCGCTACCCGCAGGACGTGCTGGCCGACCTCGGGCCGGGCAGCCGGATGGTGCGCGGCATCGCCGACGGTGACCTGGCGATCATCGCCGCCCCGGTCGACCTGCTCGCCGTGCAGTACTACACCCCGATCTACGTGACCGCCGAGGGCGGCACCGTAGGCCGCTGGCCGACCTCGGAGGCCGAGTGGCAGCAGATCCACCCCGACGGTATGTACGACATCCTCACCCGGGTCACCCGCGACTACGGGCCGGTCCCGCTCACGGTGACCGAGAACGGGCTGCCCACCCCGGACACCCTCGGCGCGGACGGCACGGTCGACGACGCCGGACGGATCAGCTTCCTCCGCGACCACCTGGCCGCCGCGCACCGGGCCCTGACCGAGGGCGTGCCGCTGGAGAGCTTCCACGTCTGGTCGCTGCTGGACAACTTCGAGTGGGCCGAGGGGTACGACCAGCGCTGGGGCCTGGTGTACGTGGACTACCCGGCCCAGCGGCGGATCCCCAAGCGCAGCGCGCACTGGTACCGCGCGGTGATCGCCGACAACGGCTTCTGA
- a CDS encoding DUF3159 domain-containing protein produces the protein MLGGRRGAIDATLPPVAFAAGWLIGGESLWAGVGAALVTGAAVAGWRLRRGDRPRSVLIGLLAVCVAALITLRTGRAADFFLLQLLSNAASALAWAVSIVLRWPLLGVVVGAALGQRSRWRRDPALLRAYGRGSWVWTATYVLRVAVFVPLYLSGQVVALVVARVALTWPLVAAALAVSWVVVRRSLPPGHPGLRHPVDPAGAADGADDPHRSRE, from the coding sequence CTGCTCGGGGGGCGGCGGGGCGCGATCGACGCGACCCTGCCCCCGGTCGCCTTCGCCGCCGGCTGGCTGATCGGCGGCGAGTCCCTCTGGGCCGGAGTCGGCGCCGCGCTGGTCACCGGGGCGGCCGTGGCCGGCTGGCGGCTGCGCCGCGGCGACCGGCCACGATCGGTACTGATCGGGCTGCTGGCGGTCTGTGTGGCCGCCCTGATCACGCTGCGGACCGGCCGGGCCGCCGACTTCTTCCTGCTCCAATTGCTCTCCAACGCGGCGAGCGCCCTGGCCTGGGCGGTGAGCATCGTGCTGCGCTGGCCGCTGCTCGGTGTGGTGGTCGGCGCCGCGCTCGGGCAACGCAGCCGGTGGCGGCGGGACCCGGCGCTGCTGCGCGCGTACGGGCGGGGCAGCTGGGTCTGGACCGCCACGTACGTGCTGCGGGTGGCGGTGTTCGTGCCGCTCTACCTCAGCGGCCAGGTGGTCGCGCTGGTCGTGGCCCGGGTCGCGCTGACCTGGCCGCTGGTGGCCGCGGCGCTGGCGGTGAGCTGGGTCGTGGTGCGCCGGTCGCTGCCGCCCGGCCATCCCGGGCTGCGGCACCCGGTCGACCCGGCCGGCGCCGCCGACGGGGCCGACGATCCGCACCGGTCGCGGGAATGA